A genomic window from Spiroplasma endosymbiont of Labia minor includes:
- a CDS encoding CPBP family intramembrane glutamic endopeptidase, giving the protein MKNKEDIDPEKYYENEQNLNTDEIKQGWNRIELKKQKVDIYYPYDFGAYNAKTEGTIFIFLALVIPFIFTVILSMFGMSHNSNLQLTNIVIALISAAIAFMIIFTRQGKLIWTSGAFIFYMFIAIPIVTSLFSALVILIIGLNSNDENYQFNLSLISILIQTIMEIILIVFGLVYTKNLSKKLLETFKTSWKLLLICVPIGILILYFIPDFIFTFLLGKLWPASGESSDNQNTLVDLISGVGFKKVIGIIALFAFSVLVAPLCEELSTRHAWFLSCGNRWTGWITSAIYFGYMHVSQTGDFTHIIAYFASGLCLATFFNISRGNVTYNWLIHMGYNLLTFILMLVL; this is encoded by the coding sequence ATGAAAAATAAAGAAGATATTGATCCTGAAAAATATTATGAAAATGAGCAAAATTTGAATACAGATGAAATAAAACAAGGTTGAAATAGAATAGAATTAAAAAAACAAAAAGTAGATATATATTATCCATATGATTTTGGCGCATATAATGCAAAAACTGAGGGTACAATTTTTATTTTTTTAGCTTTAGTTATTCCATTTATTTTCACTGTAATTTTATCAATGTTTGGAATGTCACATAATTCAAATCTGCAATTGACAAATATAGTAATAGCATTGATTAGTGCCGCAATTGCATTTATGATAATTTTTACAAGACAAGGTAAATTGATTTGAACTTCGGGAGCATTTATTTTTTATATGTTTATTGCAATTCCTATAGTTACATCTTTATTTTCTGCGCTAGTAATTCTAATAATAGGATTAAATTCAAATGATGAAAATTATCAATTTAATTTAAGTTTAATATCTATTTTAATACAAACAATTATGGAAATAATTTTAATAGTTTTCGGGCTTGTTTATACTAAAAATTTAAGCAAAAAATTACTTGAAACTTTCAAAACTTCATGAAAATTATTATTAATATGCGTGCCAATAGGAATTTTGATTTTGTATTTTATTCCCGACTTTATATTTACATTTCTTTTGGGAAAATTATGGCCAGCTTCTGGCGAATCATCAGATAATCAAAATACACTTGTAGATTTAATTTCTGGTGTAGGTTTTAAAAAAGTTATTGGAATAATTGCTTTGTTTGCATTTTCGGTACTTGTTGCACCATTATGTGAAGAATTGTCAACAAGACATGCATGATTTTTATCATGTGGTAATAGATGGACAGGTTGAATTACTTCAGCAATATATTTTGGATATATGCACGTATCTCAAACTGGCGATTTTACACATATCATAGCTTATTTTGCATCAGGCTTATGTTTGGCCACCTTTTTTAATATCTCAAGAGGGAACGTCACCTATAATTGATTAATACATATGGGATATAATTTATTAACTTTTATTTTGATGTTGGTTTTATAA
- a CDS encoding RluA family pseudouridine synthase, translating to MTKIIVSKNDEGQSLFKFIKKCFSTTSLSVIYKWFRTNKIKVNSKKINNDSHKLLLKEGDVVMVFDYNNKEIRDKKINYDGNIPDIKIMYEDENILIIDKPENIEVHSPINLSLDLMVKNYLKNTNQYNPLMENSFVVSHVHRLDKLTRGLIIYAKNAISLTILNKIINDKDKIVKTYSAVVEGNIFKKQIINGWIYYDEHSQKAIFDEKQDMHRKAKTAILLLDPQMVRNNKTFISIALNTGRKHQIRATMDYLKHPILNDFRYGAKKINNEKMIFLFATELNFIELPEPLNYLNGKKFRLDVNIDWN from the coding sequence ATGACTAAGATAATTGTTTCCAAAAATGATGAAGGGCAGTCACTTTTTAAATTTATTAAAAAATGCTTTTCAACAACATCTTTATCTGTAATTTATAAATGATTTAGAACAAATAAAATAAAAGTAAATTCAAAAAAAATCAATAATGATAGCCATAAGTTATTACTTAAAGAAGGCGATGTAGTAATGGTTTTTGATTATAATAATAAAGAAATTCGTGATAAAAAAATAAATTATGATGGTAATATACCAGATATCAAAATAATGTATGAAGATGAAAATATCTTAATTATTGACAAACCAGAAAATATAGAAGTACATTCGCCAATCAATTTATCTCTTGATTTGATGGTTAAAAATTATTTGAAAAATACAAATCAGTATAACCCATTAATGGAGAATTCGTTTGTTGTAAGTCATGTTCATAGACTAGACAAATTAACAAGAGGATTAATAATTTATGCAAAAAATGCAATATCATTAACGATATTAAATAAAATAATTAATGATAAAGATAAAATAGTTAAAACATATTCTGCAGTAGTTGAAGGAAATATATTCAAAAAACAAATTATTAATGGCTGAATTTATTATGATGAACATAGTCAAAAAGCTATATTTGATGAAAAACAAGATATGCATAGAAAAGCTAAAACTGCAATTTTATTGTTAGATCCTCAAATGGTTAGAAACAATAAAACATTTATATCAATTGCTTTAAATACCGGAAGAAAACATCAAATTAGGGCTACTATGGATTATCTGAAACATCCTATTTTGAATGATTTCAGATACGGTGCAAAAAAAATCAATAATGAAAAAATGATTTTTTTATTTGCAACAGAATTAAATTTTATAGAATTACCAGAGCCATTAAATTATTTGAATGGAAAAAAATTTAGGTTAGATGTAAATATTGACTGAAACTAA
- the trmB gene encoding tRNA (guanosine(46)-N7)-methyltransferase TrmB — protein sequence MRLRNKENEKTLFLQNNENVIHEIKEQCNPAIFFDNNNPIELEIGCGKGKFIISKALENPDINFIAIEKELTVAGVALKKALNIFKNNIPDNLKFMSYDVRKISSLFLNKTISKIYLNFSDPWPKKKHEKNRLTHHYFQEIYSNLLYSDAKIVLKTDNDSLFNYSFKTIMDNYFFRVEYFTTDLYNSIYLTENISTEYEDKFTASGKNINMLIASNQI from the coding sequence ATGCGATTGAGAAATAAAGAAAATGAAAAAACATTATTTTTACAAAATAATGAGAATGTAATTCATGAAATAAAAGAGCAGTGTAATCCTGCAATTTTTTTTGATAATAACAATCCAATAGAGCTTGAAATTGGCTGTGGTAAAGGCAAATTTATTATTTCAAAAGCTCTAGAAAATCCTGATATAAATTTTATAGCAATAGAAAAAGAATTAACGGTTGCTGGAGTTGCGCTAAAAAAAGCTTTAAATATATTTAAAAATAATATACCCGATAATCTTAAATTTATGTCGTATGATGTTAGAAAAATTTCATCATTATTTTTGAATAAAACAATTAGCAAAATTTATTTGAATTTTTCTGATCCGTGACCTAAAAAGAAACACGAAAAAAATAGATTAACACATCATTATTTTCAAGAAATATATTCAAATTTATTATATAGTGATGCAAAAATAGTTCTGAAAACAGATAACGATTCTTTATTTAATTATTCATTCAAAACCATTATGGATAATTATTTTTTTAGAGTAGAATATTTTACAACTGATTTATATAATTCAATTTATTTGACTGAAAATATTTCTACAGAATATGAAGATAAATTCACAGCAAGTGGAAAAAATATTAATATGTTAATTGCAAGTAATCAAATTTAA